The genomic region GACCGTCGAGGTGACGCAGAACGAGGCCGAGCGCAACGCCGGCACGATCGGTCTGTCGACCGCTGCGGTGCTGCTCGTCGTCCTGGCGATCGCCTACTACGCGGGCGGATACGTCGCCGGTCGGATGTCGCGCTTCGACGGCATGCGTCAGGGCATCGGCGTGTGGCTCATCGGACTGGTCGTCACGCTGATCGCCGGCGCTCTCGGGGCCGTCTTCGGCACGCGCTACAACGTGCTGGAGCGGGTCGACCTGCCCCGGATCCCGATCTCCAGCGAGGAGCTGACGTGGGGGGCGGTCATCGCCGGCATCGCCGTGGTTCTCGTGACCCTGGTGTTCGCCGCACTGGGCGGCGCCGTGGGTCAGCGCTACCACCACCGCGTCGACAAGGCCGCTCGCCGCTGACCCGAAGCGGCGTCAGCAGACGCCGCTGATCTGCTCGGCCGCGGCGTCGTACTCGTCCTGAGCTGCCTGGAGGACCTGGTCGTCGACGGTGACCCCGTCGGCGGCCGCCTCGGCCTGCGCCCGCAGGTCCTCCAGGGCCGCGCCGGCGCGATCCACGAGGTCGCGCGCCTCGCCGCTGAGGGCCGGCTCCGCGAGGCCCAGCGCCTCCGCGGCCGCGCCGAGCTCGCGCTGCGCGGCGGCGGGATCGGCGTCGATCTTCGCGGTGACGTCGTCGACCAGCGAGCGTCCGGCATCCAGGGCGGGCTGGGCGAGCTCGCACCCGGCGCGGCTGCCGGCGTCTGACGCTGTGTCGCTCACGGCGTCCTCGACCTCGGAGCACGCACCGAGCGCGAGGAGGGGGAGCAGCATCGCCAGGGACAGTCGTCGGTTCATGTCCCGATCGTCTCAGCCAGTCGCCGGTGGTGCCCGCCCGCGGCGAGATGACCCGTGGCGTGGCTAGTGTCGCGCCATGGTCGCAGCTGGCTCCCACGTCGCGGTCTACATCGACTTCGACAACGTCGTCATCTCGCGCGCCAATCAGGCGAAGGCCCGCGGCGAGGACCTGACCGTGGCGATCGATGTCCTGCTTGATTTTGCGACGCGCTACGGACGGCTGACGATCTCGCGCGCCTACGCGGACTGGTCCGTGACGAAGAACGCCGACTATCGCGATCAGCTCGTGTCCCGCGCGGTCGAGCTGGTCCAGCTGTTCCCGGCGACCAAGACGAAGAACGGGGCGGACATCCGACTCGCCGTCGACGCGATCGAGGATCTCTACCTGCACGAGGACCTCACCCACGTCGTCATCGCGGCTGGAGACTCCGACTTCGTACCGCTGGCCCAGCGCGCTCGGCGGCTCGGCCGGATCGTGCTGGGAGTGGGAGTCGCGGGCAGCATCAGCAGGGCGCTCGCCAGCGCCTGCGACGTGTACGTCGACTACGACGAGCTGTTGCGCGATCGACGAGACCTCGACGTGGCGGCAGAGCGGGAGGAACCTCAGCAGGTCCCTGATCCATCGCGTCCGCAAGGTGCTGGGCCTCCTCCGAGGCGTGCGTACTCCTTGCTCAAGGAGGCGCTGAGCGGTCTGCAGGAGCAGCACCCGGAGCGCCAGTGGCACCCACTCAGCGCGCTCAAGACGCAGGTGCTGCGTATCGAGCCCACCTTCACCGAGCGCGTCTATGGCGCCGGGAGCTTCAGCGAGCTGCTCGGGCGGTACTCGAGCCAGATCGAGGTCAGGGAGAACCGCGCCCGAGCCCGCTGAGCCTCGCCGCCATGGAACCCGCGATCCCTCGACATGAGTTCCTCATGACGTTTAGTGTGGCGTGACCGATCGATCGATCGCTTCCACTGAACGCCGAGGGAGAACTCGTCATGACTGCAACAGGCCGCCGGTTCGAGACCGTGGGGTACGACGTCACGGCGGGGATCGCCACGATCACCCTCGACCGGCCGACGCGCCGCAACGCCTTCACGCTCGGCATGGGCATCGACCTGCTGGACGCGCTCGACGAGGTCGACCGCGACGACGACGTGCGCGCCGTGGTGGTGGCCGGATCGGGTCGTGACTTCTGCGTGGGCGCCGACCTCGACGAGGGGTTCGTGGCAGATCCGGCGATCAGCCCGATCCATCGCGAGTTCATCGAGCGCACCGGCACGGTCGAGGGTCTGCCGCGGGACGGCGGCGGCGTCCTGGCCCTGCGGATCGCGGGCTGCACCAAGCCGGTCGTCGCGGCCGTGCGCGGTGCGGCAGTCGGGGTCGGCGCGACCATGACGCTGCCGATGGATGTACGCGTGGCCGGTGAGAGCACGCGGTTCGGCTTCGTGTTCGCCCGTCGCGGCATCGTGCCCGACGCGACGGCCTCCTGGTACCTGCCGCGGATCGTCGGCATCGCCACCGCGCTCGAGTGGTTCGTGACGGGCCGACTCGTCGACTCCGCGGAGGCGCTGGCGGCCCGACTCGTGACGCACCGGGTGCCGGACGACGAGGTCGAGGACCGCGCCCGCAGCATCGCGGAGGAGATCGTCGCGAACACCTCGCCCGTCGCGGTGGCCGCGGGCCGGCGCATGCTCTGGGAGGCGATGAGCATGCCGCACCCGTGGGCCGCGCACGTGCTGGAGACCGTGACGATCGCCGAGCTCGTGGAGGGCCCGGACGTGCAGGAGGGGGTGGCCGCCTTCCGCGAGCGCCGACCCGCCCGGTTCGGCTCGACGTCCGCCGACGTGCCGGCGGTCGTGCCCGCCTGGTCGGAGCGCCCGACCGATGCCTCGCACGGCGCCTCGGACGGGTCGGCGTGACCGAGGGCATCGCCGGCGTCGACCACGCGGTGCTCGAGCAGTGGCTGTCGCGACACGCGTCGGTCACGGTGCCCGTGCGGGCGCGACTGCTCACGGGCGCCCGCTCCAACCTGACCTACCTGCTCGAGGCCGCCGACGGCCAGCGGTACGCCCTACGTCGTCCGCCGACCGGTGCCGTGCTGGCGTCGGCGCACGACATGGCGCGGGAGTGGCGGTTCATCTCGGCGCTGGCCGACACCCCGGTGCCCGTCGCCCGGCCCGTGGCGTGGTGCGACGACCGGGAGGTCAGCGACGCCGACCTCTACGTCATGTCCTTCGTCGAGGGGGTCGTGCTCGACTCCGAGTCGAGTGCCGGTGCGATGGCCGGTCCGGTGCGCCGTCGCGCGAGCGAGGACCTCGTCCGTGTCCTGGCCGAGCTGCACGCCGTGGACGCCGAGGCGCTGGGCCTGGGGGATCGTCAGCGGGCCGAGGGCTACGTCGCCCGACAGCTCAAGCGTTGGTCGGCGCAGATCGAGCTCCTCGATCCGCCGGAACGGGCCACGCTGCTGGAGGGCGCGGCGCTCCTCGGAGATCGCATCCCGCCGCAGCGCACGGGCGTCGTGCACGGTGACTTCCGGCCGGGGAACCTGGCGCTCGGCCCCGACGGCGCGGTGCGGGCGGTGTTCGACTGGGAGCTGGCTACGGTCGGCGACGTCCACGCCGACCTGGGTTGGCTCGTGGCGACCTGGGCCGAGCCGGGGAAGGACCTCCCGCGGCTCATCGTGGGGCCGACCGGCGACGGCGGGTTCCTGACGCGCGCCGAGCTCGTGGCGGCGTACGAGAAAGCCGCTGGTGCCACGGTGCCCGACCTGGACTTCTACGTCGCCTTCGCGCACTGGCGGTTGTGCTGCATCACGGTCGGGGTGCGCCACCGCTACCAGGAGGGGGCGATGGCCGACGACGGCTTCGACGGCGAGAGCCTCACCGAGGGCATCGGGTGGTGGTCGCAGCGCGTCGTCGAGATGATGGCGCGCTGAGCGGCGCACCACGTCGGACCGCCGGCCGACTCATCGACCCGGGTCGACCTGCCGCGGGTCGTCGTCGTCGATCTGCTCGGCGAGGAACCGTGGGTTGCTCGTGCGGAGCCGGTCGGCCGTGGTGGCCCGCAGGAGCGCCAGGAGGTCCGGGTCCGGATCGACCTCGCGGCGGCGCAGCTGCAGCGCGAGCTCACGCTCGTCGGCCACGCCGCGTTCGGTGAGCGCCTGCTCGAATCGCTCCTCGGCGTCGGACGCCTGCGTGAGCTCGCGTTCGAGCATCGACAGCAGGTTCGCCGCGACGCGGGCGCGAAACGCGAGCTCGGCGTCGGGGTTCGTCACGACCTCCTCGCGGAGCCAGTCGCGGACGGCGACGACGATCTCGGGGGCGTTCGGGAAGGTATGCAGCATCAGCTCTCCTCGTCGATCATCCGGAGCAGGTCGTGCTCCTGCTCCACGACGCGGCGGCCCACGGCGGCCAGCTCCACCGATCGTGTCGTGCCGCGGAAGTGACGACTGGCCTGGAAGATCGCGTTGACGCCCCACGACAGCGTGCCGGCGATCTGCCACCAACGGACTCGATCGGGGTCGACGTACCCGCCCCCGGCGGCCTCGTAGGCCTCGAACAGCTCGGCGAACGACCCCACCCCGGCCACCGGGTGCGGTCCACCGAAACGCCAGGCACGGATGCCGAGGTAGCCGAGGTCCTCCAGCGGGTCACCGGAGTGGACCAGCTCCCAGTCGAGCACCGCCGTGAGCCCGGCCGGGCCGACGAGCACGTTGCCCAGCCGGAAGTCGCCGTGCACGAGTCGCGCCGGCACGGGGGAGGGTCGCCGGTCGGCGAGCCAGCGGAAGGCGAGGTCGATGACCGGACGCGGCACGTCGGTCTCGACGTACCGCTGCCACAGGACCTCCATGCCGTCGGGCGCGAGGTCGTCGGCGACCTCACCGGGATCGATCGAGTGGATCGCGGCAGCCGCGCGGCCGAGGTCTCGGGCCAGGACTCCGCGGGCCGCCGCGAAGGTGTCGTCGCGCAGGATCCGTCGCGCGAGCGCCTCCCCCTCGACGTGCTCCATCAGCAGGTACGGGGCGCCGACGACGTCCGAGCCCGAGCCGTGGTCGCGCAGCCGAGGGACGGGGACGCCGTGGCGGGCCGCGGCCTCGAGCGCCGCGGCCTCCTGCCGCATCTCGTCGGGTCGTGGCTCGGACGGCGGGTCGCGCCGCAGGACCAACGCCTCCCGCACGCCGTCGGGCTGCACCGCGGTGAGGCCCCACGTCTCACGACTGGCACCACCGGCCATCGGGTGCAGGTCCTCGACCCGGTGCCCGGCACCGGCGAGGTCGTCGAGGCGTCGCTCGAGCGCGCGAGCGAGCTCGGCCGTCGCGTCCCCGAGCCTCGCCGATCCGCTCATGCCGGTGGCGCGACCTTGCGTGGCCCGGCGAAGCCGAAGAGGTACCCGGCGACCTTGCGCATCTGGATCTCCTCGGACCCCTCGGTGATGCGGTAGCGGCGGTGGTGGCGGTAGATGTGCTCGAAGGGCTGGTTGCGCGAGTACCCCTCACCGCCGAAGACCTGGATCGCGCGGTCGGCGGCCTCGCACACCAGGCGGTTCGCCCGGTAGTTGGCCATCGCGACGATGTCGCTCACCTCGATCGGGTCGTCGACGCGGTCGAGCATCCAGGCGGCCTTGCGCACGAGTCCGCGCACCATCTCGGCCTCGGTCTGCAGCTCCACGAGCGGCCACTGCACCGCCTGGCGGCGCGACAGCGGCTGGCCGAAGGTGATGCGCTCGTTCGCCCGGGCGACGCTGCGGT from Aeromicrobium sp. Sec7.5 harbors:
- a CDS encoding NYN domain-containing protein, encoding MVAAGSHVAVYIDFDNVVISRANQAKARGEDLTVAIDVLLDFATRYGRLTISRAYADWSVTKNADYRDQLVSRAVELVQLFPATKTKNGADIRLAVDAIEDLYLHEDLTHVVIAAGDSDFVPLAQRARRLGRIVLGVGVAGSISRALASACDVYVDYDELLRDRRDLDVAAEREEPQQVPDPSRPQGAGPPPRRAYSLLKEALSGLQEQHPERQWHPLSALKTQVLRIEPTFTERVYGAGSFSELLGRYSSQIEVRENRARAR
- a CDS encoding phosphotransferase family protein is translated as MTEGIAGVDHAVLEQWLSRHASVTVPVRARLLTGARSNLTYLLEAADGQRYALRRPPTGAVLASAHDMAREWRFISALADTPVPVARPVAWCDDREVSDADLYVMSFVEGVVLDSESSAGAMAGPVRRRASEDLVRVLAELHAVDAEALGLGDRQRAEGYVARQLKRWSAQIELLDPPERATLLEGAALLGDRIPPQRTGVVHGDFRPGNLALGPDGAVRAVFDWELATVGDVHADLGWLVATWAEPGKDLPRLIVGPTGDGGFLTRAELVAAYEKAAGATVPDLDFYVAFAHWRLCCITVGVRHRYQEGAMADDGFDGESLTEGIGWWSQRVVEMMAR
- a CDS encoding phosphotransferase family protein, encoding MSGSARLGDATAELARALERRLDDLAGAGHRVEDLHPMAGGASRETWGLTAVQPDGVREALVLRRDPPSEPRPDEMRQEAAALEAAARHGVPVPRLRDHGSGSDVVGAPYLLMEHVEGEALARRILRDDTFAAARGVLARDLGRAAAAIHSIDPGEVADDLAPDGMEVLWQRYVETDVPRPVIDLAFRWLADRRPSPVPARLVHGDFRLGNVLVGPAGLTAVLDWELVHSGDPLEDLGYLGIRAWRFGGPHPVAGVGSFAELFEAYEAAGGGYVDPDRVRWWQIAGTLSWGVNAIFQASRHFRGTTRSVELAAVGRRVVEQEHDLLRMIDEES
- a CDS encoding DUF6285 domain-containing protein; translation: MLHTFPNAPEIVVAVRDWLREEVVTNPDAELAFRARVAANLLSMLERELTQASDAEERFEQALTERGVADERELALQLRRREVDPDPDLLALLRATTADRLRTSNPRFLAEQIDDDDPRQVDPGR
- a CDS encoding enoyl-CoA hydratase-related protein, coding for MTATGRRFETVGYDVTAGIATITLDRPTRRNAFTLGMGIDLLDALDEVDRDDDVRAVVVAGSGRDFCVGADLDEGFVADPAISPIHREFIERTGTVEGLPRDGGGVLALRIAGCTKPVVAAVRGAAVGVGATMTLPMDVRVAGESTRFGFVFARRGIVPDATASWYLPRIVGIATALEWFVTGRLVDSAEALAARLVTHRVPDDEVEDRARSIAEEIVANTSPVAVAAGRRMLWEAMSMPHPWAAHVLETVTIAELVEGPDVQEGVAAFRERRPARFGSTSADVPAVVPAWSERPTDASHGASDGSA